A window of the Gossypium hirsutum isolate 1008001.06 chromosome A03, Gossypium_hirsutum_v2.1, whole genome shotgun sequence genome harbors these coding sequences:
- the LOC107886335 gene encoding protein RGF1 INDUCIBLE TRANSCRIPTION FACTOR 1, translating into MVGCGLYIKKKTDWISTLLESEFFSPCSDHQDLRKNEKNVFCIDCCLEFCRHCKAHSQHRWLQVCKYVYQDVVRLQEMQKHLDCSKIQTYKINGEKAVHLNPRPQAKDAKPSTKSKTGAACEACRRYLQDPPNRFCSIACKVSAVDVKPKDQSHKMELSIQEYHELSWKGNQNLETSSEDKQSSLSSTDLSEEETKTWLVKSLKPRKRLHKRKGTPLRAPLT; encoded by the exons ATG GTGGGTTGTGGGTTGTACATTAAGAAGAAAACAGATTGGATTAGTACCCTTCTGGAAAGTGAGTTCTTTAGTCCTTGCTCTGATCATCAAGACCtcaggaaaaatgaaaaaaacgtGTTCTGCATTGACTGTTGTCTCGAGTTTTGTCGGCATTGTAAGGCTCATAGCCAGCACCGGTGGCTTCAGGTCTGCAAATATGTATATCAAGATGTCGTTCGACTTCAAGAAATGCAGAAGCATCTGGACTGTTCCAAAATTCAG ACATACAAAATCAATGGTGAAAAAGCTGTACATTTGAATCCAAGGCCTCAAGCTAAAGATGCCAAACCATCAACGAAATCGAAAACAGGTGCTGCCTGTGAAGCTTGTAGAAGATATCTTCAAGACCCACCTAATCGTTTTTGTTCCATTGCATGCAAG GTATCAGCTGTTGATGTGAAGCCTAAAGACCAAAGCCATAAAATGGAATTATCAATACAAGAATATCATGAACTTTCATGGAAAGGGAATCAAAATCTGGAAACAAGTTCAGAAGATAAGCAATCCTCACTCTCCTCAACTGATCTTTCAGAAGAGGAGACTAAAACATGGTTGGTCAAAAGTTTAAAGCCTCGGAAACGATTGCACAAAAGGAAAGGCACTCCTCTGAGAGCTCCccttacttaa